Part of the Acomys russatus chromosome 19, mAcoRus1.1, whole genome shotgun sequence genome, TGGCCCCATCCCACCAAGTGTTTGAATTAAAGGTGCCTTGCCTGTGGAggtttatatgtacatattaatttatttgtacaTGCTGAGTTCTTGCATATCATAGCAGGAGTGCGAGGGGCAGAGAACAGTTCCCAGGAGTCCCTCTATCATTCCATCTGTGGATGCAAGGgacaaactcaggttgtcaggcttggcgaCTCTGCCCCTTGTCTGACCCTGTCCCCTCTCTTTTGAGATGGTGGTCTTATTACATGCTCCACTCTTGTCTCACGTCTGTCCATCTCTTGGTTTagaatcccaagtgctggaattataagtcACATACAGTCACAAAGCTCACCAgcctgcaagtgtgtgtgcatgcgtgtgagtgAGAGATTCTATGGATTGAATgcagggccttatgcatgctgaGTTCCTCAAGCTGTGTTGTGTCTACTTGCACATTTGTAGTCCTTGATTCTTACCATGTGACCACTGCAGGACGGGGGTCTGAACCTGAAATCTGCCATCAGTAAGGCCAGCACCAGAGGCGAAGACCACTCACAACCCCACGCCTTCCCAACGGTCTCACTTGCATGAGAGACAAGAACTTGATGGAACTTCCACTGTCTGGCTTCatcagagagaagagcagaggcacCAGTGAGAACCGGTGAGATGAGATGGGCATTGCCACTGCATTTTACTTAAGGCACTTGTAGATTTAGATTCCTATGAAAAAGCgctctgacaaaaaaaaaaaaaaaaaaaaaaaaaaaggaaagaaagaaagaaaaaatttagggtttctctgtgtagccttggcctttctggactcactatgtacaccaggctggcctggaactcacattgatccgcctgcctctgcctcccgagtgctgggattaaaggcctacgtcaccacgcccggcttcaatgAGTACATTTTGAGTCAGAATATCGATGtgctgtgtttttgtgttttgtttttagatcgTACGTGTTTTATTTGTGAAGAGGGAATGGCTCGTCTAAAGATCCAGTGTTTGGTCCAAGTCCGAAGCAAGAGCCGGAGCGAGCGCACCAGGGCATCTCAGTGGAAAGAAGGAGTCATTGAAGTAGCGGAAAGAAATCAGATAGTTAATCTGGTGGTTTTCTTCAAgttggaagaaaggagaagggttTTCCCGCTGGGTGATAATATTGTCGATGTGGCGGTTACAGGTTCTGAGCTGGAATTGTATCAGCTGCATTTAACATTGAGAGACGAGAGCTCTTTACTTCTTAGCAGGTTATCCTccaaagatgttgagcatttgaAGTCCTTCCTGGGTTCTTTTAATCCATGTGAGTCCCACCAACCCTTGGAGCCCGAGAGCAATCGGGATATTCTTGAAAGCCTCGACCCACTTTGCAGAGAGCACCAGGGGCCATCCTGTGGACCCCCGAAGACTACACCAGGAAGTAAGGTACCGCTCTCTCAGAACATGCCACTTCCTGAGCCGAACTCCACGGGTGGTCACGTTGCGGGGAGAAGCCAAGGAAAAGGTGAAAAGAGGAAGGCAGAATCCTCACCTAGCGCAGAGGAGAACAAGGACATTCTCAAAGGAAGCGATCTTGAGCCAAAAAAGAAACGCAAGAGAGCTGGTGGCTCCAGGCGTGGAGGCAAAGGGGCGCAATCGACGGAAAAGCCCGCTTCCTGGGGCAAGCCTGAGCCTGATGACACTGCCCAAGCTTCTCCTACCCCTTGCCTAAAGCTACTAAAACGTCAAGGCTTCCCCAATTTGGGAAACACCTGTTACATGAATTCCATTTTGCAGTCTGTCTTCGGGATTCCGATCTTCGTAAAGGACTTGCTCACACAAGGTATCCCGTGGGACTTTGTTCCCCACAGCGACCTTCTCAAGCCCTTAGGCCTGCTCCTTGTCTTGAAAGACATTCAGGACGTAGACGCCAAGGGAAACGTCCTCATGGATGTGATGCGGTCCATCTCCATGGTTACAGACACGTTCTTGAGCAACGAGCAGAATGATGCCCATGAGTTTTTAAGTCTGTGTTTGGAGCAGTTGAAACTGAGCATGGAAAGACTCAATGTCATGTGGGATACCATGAGGGAAAAGGAAGGCGAGAAATCATCTCTCCCGACCGCCAGCACCAAAAGGTTTGTGTGCCCGGTGGGTGCTAATTTTGAGATGGAGCTGCAAAAATCCATCGTTTGTGATGGTTGCGGCGAGGCTATTTTCAAAACGGAAGTGAGCAGCTACCTCTCTATTGACCTGCGCCAAGGGACAAGCGCACCCCCTTTATCAATTCAAGAGTGTTTCGATGTCTTCTTTACGCCGGAGGAAATTGAGCGTAATTGCGAGAAATGCAAGAACAAGAATTCCGTTCTCCGGTACTCACTGAGAAGACTCCCCAAGGTTCTCATTGTCCACCTGAAACGCTACCAAGTTACCCCGGAGATGGTGCTGACGAAGAACAAGCAGCCAGTGGAGATTTCTCAGTATTTATACGTATCTTCCTCCCTTGGCCGTGAAAACAGGAAGCCACCATTTCCCTTGGCCAATACAGGCCCCAATAGGGTCCATACTGTCCCAAATGTCTCTCAAGGGGTGCTGCCTGAGATACTCAGCCAGCCAATGCTGTCTATGCAGGTGACTTCAGAATCCAGTGATCCCACGGTTAGAGGCGACGCAGATCCTGGAGTACAAATCAGAATGGACGAAGACACAGGTGAGGGGTGGCTGCAGAGAGACCTGGAAAGCGGTTCTAGGCTGGAGCCAGCACCAGTGAAGACGGCAAACAGGATGCTCAGCGAGCTGCCCTGGCCAGCTCCAGACGCGATGGCTACAATCTCTGAGTCTATCCGATTCCAAGACCCAGGTCTTCAAGAGGTAGCCAAGGATCCAAAACTTAAGCACTGTGAGAGAATTAACGTACGTGGAAAGTCAGATGGTCGTCACACTGCCACCGAGTTGTCCAAATATCTTTGTGACCTTAAGGAACAAAAGAATCCAGAAGGCTTTCAGGAAAAGACTAGCCAGCTCCACCAGGACCGCGGGGATGGAGTCAAGAAGGAATTGTTTCTGCAGGCGTCACTTCCAAGTGTTAGTACTCAGGAAGACACAGGGAAGGACCCGAGTAGCCATTCAGAATTTAGAGTTCTTCAGGAAAATGACCCACGTCCCCTTGGAGCTTCAGGCTCTGCTACTAACACAGTAAATGCCATTGGGGGGTCGAAAAGTTCGGAGGTGGGAGAAGATCCTCACAAATACAGGCTGGTCAGTGTCGTCAGCCATTTTGGGGACTCCCCAAATTCAGGCCATTACATAAGCGATGTGTATGACTTTCAAAGACAAGTATGGCACCTGTATAGTGACCTCAAAGTGTTTGAGATCCCAGATTCCCTGACTCAGGAGTACAGGGATGAAGCcgggtacatttttttttacatgcgtGATGAGATTTTTGAGGAACTGTTGAAAAAGGCATCGGAGTGCAAGCTCACTAGCACttctaaagaggaaaagaaggaaatagaTCTTTCCCTAACAGTGCTTTACAGCTATATAAATTCTGCGCACAACGAAGAACTacaacagaagaagaaagcacagcaagacaaacaaacaaaacgaaaaccaaaagccaagaagaaaaacccagaaacaacGCTTTAAGACAGAAACCTAAAGACTTCCCTACGTAGCTAAACGGTACTTTCCCTAGTTTGTTGTTTGGATTTCGTCATGTGTGTTAATAAAACTCATCATTTTGAGACTGTCATTTGTTAAAGAACATAACCCAAGAAGGCATCTGGAGAGACGTCGCCGTAGTTAAGAGTGCACGCTGCTCTTATAGAAGATCCAAGCTTGGTTCCCCAGGACCTATGCAGGAGGCAGGGATACCCCGGAGCAGGAATTAAAAATGATTACAAGCTGCCTGacttgggtactgggaactgaacttaattttctgtaagagcagctcCCACTTTTAAACACTAAGTTATCTCTTGGCCTTCATTATAATTTCAGGATATGTGCTATCCACATGAGCAAAGCAcgatggtttttcttttttgttgttgttttcaagacagggtttctctgtgtagccttagctgtcttagactcactttgtagaccaggctggcctcgaactcacagtgatccacctgcctttgctgggattaaaggcatgtgccaccatgcccggctcacgatggtttttttgagacgggggtttctctgtgtagccttggctatcatggactctctttgtaggcttgctttgaactcacagcgatctgcctgcctctgcctctggagtgctgggattacaggcgtgtgccatcactcccAGCTTGCACAATTGTTTAAGTGTCATTCTGAACCAACAAGGCACAGCAAGGAACTGATTACAAGTCCAAGTGCTGGAGTCCAATGTTATAACAGGTTCAGAAACAATACTGATACAAGTAAGTGTTTGAGAAACATTACCTAGTGTGTGAAATGTCTTATTTTGTTAGTGTGTATATCTATTGCTCATTGTGTCCAaagtattttcattgtattttccaaAAGTTACTCTTTTTATCAATGTATTAAAACCATTGTTTCTTATGGGTTGGAGAGCTgggccagtggttaagagcactttctgctcttccagaagtcctgagttcaattgccagcaaccacacagcGGCCCAGGgaccatctataaagggatctgatgctgtcttctggcatgtaggtgtacatgcagacagcgccgctactttataaaataaataaataaaatagcccGGTAATGTATAAAACATAGGGCAGaattgagagtggtatgggaaaGGAGATTATTCTAGAacacagttctcaacctgtggatcacgaCTCCTGAGCCTTTCAGGGGTAGCCAAAGACAGctatttatgattcataactatcAAAAtgatgaagtaacaacaaaaacaattttttggtcgggtgtcaccacaacacgaagtattgtattaaagggttgcagctttAAAGAGGTTGAGACCCATGGCTCCAGAACATGCTTCTGATAAATAATTCCTTTCtagcgtttaaaaaaaaaaaaagcatcagtcAGGGGACTGATGACAAAGGTCCCTTCAGCTTCAGCGGACTGCTTATCTCACACACAGAAAGCTCTGTGTCCCATCTTCACCTCCAcacaagccaggtgtgctggcgccaacctgtaatcacagccctgaggagatagaggagagaggggaccaggagtttgaggccagtcagggctgtaccgactcccatctcaaaaaaattgTGAGATGGTTGAGGCATGGTCCAGCAGGTTAAACGTGCTTCATGATCTGAATTTGATTCCAGAGACACAtaggaaaaggagagaactgagacaAGCCTTCCTGACCTCTGACCAGCagtcctgacctctgacctccacatagcCACATCCCACCCtccaataaataaaaatctaaagaaaagaaaaaaaaagacaggctggTTGTAGTGGcacatacatgcctttaatccaagcagtcaggaggtagagacaggtgttAGAAGTCAGACTGGTctagaaagttctaggacagccaggactacatagccCTGCCTCAAAGGTGGCCTCAAAGCCCTGCCTAGGTGAGCCCACACAACACAATTCATAAATTCATGGCCTTCAGTTCCCAAGTGCTTGGTGAACGCTGTTATATGTAaacactgatgtgtgtgtgttttctttttttttggggggggggggcagatgttGGTGCTGGTTGTCTTTCTCCTCACCTTAACCTTTTAGAGACACTGATTCAACCAGAATGGATGACCagcaaacccagggtcttgtctCCCCTTCCTCAGCTTTCAGATCGCAGGACACACCACTGCCCCTAGCTTTTTAGACATATGGGACTATACCTCAGGCCCTCAGACTTGGAGGGTAGGCACTTTACCCTTTCCGAGTCTATTGAACACTTATTTTTAACAACATCTAAGCttggctttcttgttttgttttgggggggattttggttggttggttggttcggttcggtttttcaagacagggtttcctctgtatagccttggctgtcctggactcgatttgtagaccggcctcgaactcacagcaatctgcctgcctctgactcccgagtgctggcattaaaggcgtgtgccaccaccacccctggtttACACTTGGCTTCCTGAATGGCAGGTGGACTGCCTTAGCCAGATGTAGTAGCTCAGGCCTATGATCTCAGTTTTCAAAAGGCAcattccaggctaacctggattAGTATAAGAGCCTCGCCCTCTACTACCAGTCCTACAAAGGACTGAGTCAGGATGTTATCTTCTGGCTATCTTATCTTCCAGGAGCCTGTGGGACCTTGGCTTTGCCAGATAGGCCCATTCATAGCCGACTTGGCAATTCAGATGGAGCCTAAGTTTTACAACaaattggattaaaaaaaaaaaaaaactcaccccaccccaaaccaaaacaggaAATTCATTGGTTGGGGATACCATTATAGATTGCTTTTTCTTCCAACCCACCAGTTGAGATAAATTATTTTCCCTTGAAAGATTGAgagaggccaggcatggcagtgcatgcctttaatcctgggtgggatcaggaggcagaggcaggtggattgctgagtttgaggccagcctggtctacaaagccagtccaggatagccaaggctgcacagagaagccctgtctcaaataaaaccaagaaaaatccAGAGAGGTGGGGAGGTACAGGGACTTCAAATCAGAAAAAGATGCCCACCTGTTCCTCTTCCCAGCTGTTAACCCCCCTCAATAAAAAGTTTTCTgt contains:
- the LOC127203049 gene encoding ubiquitin carboxyl-terminal hydrolase 29-like, with protein sequence MKRASVGSSAGDRIWPRGSFVLHCGLSTLENPLHYRTCFICEEGMARLKIQCLVQVRSKSRSERTRASQWKEGVIEVAERNQIVNLVVFFKLEERRRVFPLGDNIVDVAVTGSELELYQLHLTLRDESSLLLSRLSSKDVEHLKSFLGSFNPCESHQPLEPESNRDILESLDPLCREHQGPSCGPPKTTPGSKVPLSQNMPLPEPNSTGGHVAGRSQGKGEKRKAESSPSAEENKDILKGSDLEPKKKRKRAGGSRRGGKGAQSTEKPASWGKPEPDDTAQASPTPCLKLLKRQGFPNLGNTCYMNSILQSVFGIPIFVKDLLTQGIPWDFVPHSDLLKPLGLLLVLKDIQDVDAKGNVLMDVMRSISMVTDTFLSNEQNDAHEFLSLCLEQLKLSMERLNVMWDTMREKEGEKSSLPTASTKRFVCPVGANFEMELQKSIVCDGCGEAIFKTEVSSYLSIDLRQGTSAPPLSIQECFDVFFTPEEIERNCEKCKNKNSVLRYSLRRLPKVLIVHLKRYQVTPEMVLTKNKQPVEISQYLYVSSSLGRENRKPPFPLANTGPNRVHTVPNVSQGVLPEILSQPMLSMQVTSESSDPTVRGDADPGVQIRMDEDTGEGWLQRDLESGSRLEPAPVKTANRMLSELPWPAPDAMATISESIRFQDPGLQEVAKDPKLKHCERINVRGKSDGRFQEKTSQLHQDRGDGVKKELFLQASLPSVSTQEDTGKDPSSHSEFRVLQENDPRPLGASGSATNTVNAIGGSKSSEVGEDPHKYRLVSVVSHFGDSPNSGHYISDVYDFQRQVWHLYSDLKVFEIPDSLTQEYRDEAGYIFFYMRDEIFEELLKKASECKLTSTSKEEKKEIDLSLTVLYSYINSAHNEELQQKKKAQQDKQTKRKPKAKKKNPETTL